A window of the Lodderomyces beijingensis strain CBS 14171 genome assembly, chromosome: 7 genome harbors these coding sequences:
- a CDS encoding 40S ribosomal protein uS17: MATELTVQSEKAFQKQPHIFTNPKAKANRKTKRWYKDVGLGFKTPKAAIEGTYIDKKCPFVGDISIRGKILTGTVISTKMHRTIIVRRDYLHYVPKYNRYEKRHKNFAAHISPAFRVSDGDVVTVGQCRPISKTVRFNVLKVAASGSKSKAFTKF; encoded by the exons atGGCAACCGAATTAACCGTTCAATCAGAAAAAGCTTTCCAAAAG CAACCACACATCTTCACCAACCCAAAAGCCAAGGCCAACAGAAAGACCAAGAGATGGTACAAGGACGTTGGCTTGGGCTTCAAGACCCCCAAGGCCGCCATTGAAGGTACATACATTGACAAGAAGTGCCCATTTGTCGGAGACATCTCCATCAGAggcaagatcttgaccGGTACCGTCATCTCCACCAAGATGCACAGAACCATCATTGTCAGAAGAGACTACTTGCACTATGTGCCAAAATACAACAGATACGAAAAGAGACACAAGAATTTCGCTGCTCACATTTCTCCTGCTTTCAGAGTCTCGGACGGGGACGTTGTCACCGTGGGTCAATGTAGACCTATCTCCAAGACCGTCAGATTCAATGTTTTGAAGGTTGCTGCTTCTGGTTCCAAATCAAAAGCCTTTACTAAATTCTAA